In Nicotiana tabacum cultivar K326 chromosome 17, ASM71507v2, whole genome shotgun sequence, one DNA window encodes the following:
- the LOC107771202 gene encoding protein STRICTOSIDINE SYNTHASE-LIKE 6 produces MPNSSPTSSSSTRTVSGSWPIPLFISVLIPVILGVVLYQLESFDPASYPIHVLSSYPPMIVPKRNNQMLRSAEKIGVDRLLSPEDVAYDLNSGVIYTGCVDGWVKRVTVNESVGDSRVENWVFTGGRPLGVALGHYGEVIVVDADKGLLLNVTSEGEIKVLTEEAEGLKLKLADAVDIAENGMIYFSDASYKYNFKDYIYDFLEGRPYGRLLSYDPLTKQTKTLLRDLYFANGVAVSPDQNFVIICETPLRKCKKYYIDGERKGSVDVFVENLPGYPDNIRYDGDGHYWIAFATAKTYSWDLAQRYPFIRKIMAIMVKYIGQPHAEKNGGVISVDLQGNPVEHYYDRDLTMVSSATKIGEHLYCGSVKSPYMLRLNLKQNPAVHTS; encoded by the exons ATGCCCAACTCAAgcccaacttcttcttcttctacaagAACTGTTTCCGGTTCTTGGCCTATCCCTCTTTTCATCTCAGTATTAATACCAGTTATTCTGGGAGTAGTTCTCTACCAACTCGAGTCCTTCGACCCGGCTTCTTATCCGATCCATGTGCTCTCTAGCTACCCGCCCATGATCGTGCCAAAGCGCAACAATCAAATGCTCCGTAGCGCAGAAAAGATCGGAGTTGACCGGCTGTTGTCACCGGAAGACGTAGCTTACGATCTAAATTCGGGAGTTATATACACTGGCTGTGTTGATGGGTGGGTTAAACGAGTGACAGTTAACGAATCAGTAGGGGATTCGAGGGTGGAGAACTGGGTTTTCACCGGCGGTAGACCACTTGGAGTTGCACTAGGACATTATGGTGAAGTTATCGTAGTCGATGCTGACAAG GGCTTACTACTCAACGTTACTTCAGAGGGTGAAATTAAAGTGCTAACAGAGGAAGCTGAAGGTCTGAAACTCAAACTAGCAGATGCTGTAGACATTGCAGAGAATGGCATGATATACTTCTCAGATGCTTCCTACAAATACAATTTCAAGGActatatttatgattttcttgAAGGCAGACCCTACGGCAGATTGTTAAGTTATGATCCATTAACTAAACAGACCAAAACGCTGCTGCGCGACCTGTATTTTGCTAATGGTGTTGCAGTCTCTCCAgatcaaaattttgttattatCTGTGAAACCCCTTT GAGGAAATGCAAGAAATACTACATAGATGGTGAAAGAAAAGGATCTGTGGATGTGTTTGTTGAGAATTTGCCTGGATATCCTGATAACATTCGTTATGATGGTGACGGTCATTATTGGATTGCATTTGCTACG GCGAAGACATATTCATGGGACTTGGCACAAAGATACCCATTCATCAGAAAGATAATGGCTATAATGGTGAAGTATATTGGTCAACCTCATGCAgagaaaaatggaggtgttatatctgtTGATTTACAAGGAAATCCGGTTGAACACTATTATGATCGGGACTTGACGATGGTGTCAAGCGCCACAAAGATTGGTGAACATTTGTACTGTGGTTCTGTAAAGTCTCCTTACATGCTTCGCCTCAATCTGAAACAAAATCCTGCAGTTCATACTTCATAA